A portion of the Dethiosulfovibrio faecalis genome contains these proteins:
- a CDS encoding TRAP transporter permease, with protein MKSLLDKYGPFRGRFLFLLLVSMSTYHLYSAGFGLLPTEIHHAIHLTFALVAVYIAFPFSGRPSWIDWPMAFVAGSVSGYIALFHDVIAQRGAMVQSYEIILGLVMIVVVLEAGRRVAGRVLPCLGILFLVYALWGRYAPGIFMHRGFSLSRVIQQMYLTTEGIYGVAIGVSATYVFVFILFGSFLAAGGGIRLFNDLSMALAGSAPGGPAKVAVLASALLGTISGSSVGNVATTGAMTIPMMKRVGYEGRFAGAVEACASTGGQLMPPIMGAGAFVMTQFLGIPYLEIAKAAIFPALLYYGAVLSNVHLRAKKKDLAGVSSEEIPKLKDVFLRDGHLLIPIVVIIAMLLKNYTPLAAAFWGTVTVVLSASLRSHTRMSLGHILDAMADGAYNALSVAIACGVVGIVVGVATLTALGMTVSVNIMELAGGSLFLTLMVAMAACLVMGMGLPTTANYIVTSTVIAPALMKLGVLPLAAHMFVFYFGIMADITPPVCLASFTAAGIAKSDPLKTGLTATSIGIVAYILPFAFVYDPVFLLRGEAVDFLLAFVTAFLGVLSMASAIQGWAIGHIGTCTRAIFFVSGLVAFYPSVAVRSLGAAIILAVWSIRGIRSLKIETC; from the coding sequence TTGAAGTCCTTGTTGGATAAGTATGGCCCTTTTAGGGGACGCTTTCTTTTCTTGCTGTTGGTATCCATGTCAACCTATCATCTTTACTCTGCCGGATTTGGACTTCTGCCCACTGAGATACACCACGCTATTCATCTGACCTTTGCCCTGGTGGCGGTTTATATAGCTTTTCCCTTTAGCGGTCGTCCAAGCTGGATAGACTGGCCTATGGCCTTTGTGGCTGGATCGGTATCAGGCTATATCGCCCTCTTTCACGATGTTATCGCTCAAAGAGGAGCTATGGTTCAGTCCTATGAGATAATATTAGGATTGGTCATGATAGTAGTCGTGCTTGAGGCTGGCAGGAGGGTTGCAGGTAGGGTGTTACCCTGTCTGGGAATATTATTTCTAGTCTATGCTCTTTGGGGTAGGTATGCTCCCGGGATTTTTATGCATAGAGGATTCTCCTTAAGTAGAGTTATTCAGCAGATGTATCTCACCACCGAGGGCATATACGGAGTAGCCATCGGGGTGTCGGCTACCTATGTATTCGTATTCATATTGTTCGGTTCTTTTCTCGCTGCAGGAGGAGGTATAAGGCTTTTCAACGATCTTTCTATGGCCTTGGCCGGATCCGCTCCAGGGGGACCTGCTAAGGTGGCTGTGCTGGCGTCGGCCCTTTTGGGCACTATAAGCGGATCCTCTGTGGGCAACGTCGCCACGACAGGGGCCATGACTATCCCTATGATGAAGAGGGTCGGCTATGAGGGGCGCTTTGCCGGGGCGGTGGAGGCCTGTGCGTCAACCGGTGGACAGCTCATGCCTCCTATAATGGGGGCCGGAGCCTTTGTGATGACCCAGTTTCTCGGTATCCCTTATTTGGAGATCGCCAAAGCGGCGATCTTCCCCGCACTCCTTTACTATGGAGCCGTTCTATCGAACGTACACTTGAGGGCCAAGAAGAAAGACCTTGCCGGGGTCAGTAGCGAGGAGATTCCAAAGTTAAAAGACGTGTTCTTGCGAGACGGTCACTTATTGATACCTATAGTGGTCATAATAGCGATGTTGTTGAAAAACTATACCCCTTTGGCAGCTGCCTTTTGGGGAACTGTGACGGTGGTTCTCTCCGCATCTCTCAGGTCTCACACCAGGATGTCTCTGGGGCATATTCTCGACGCCATGGCCGATGGGGCTTACAATGCTCTTTCGGTGGCTATTGCCTGTGGAGTTGTGGGCATAGTCGTCGGTGTGGCTACCTTGACGGCTCTAGGTATGACAGTATCGGTTAACATAATGGAACTGGCTGGTGGCAGTTTGTTCCTCACTCTGATGGTGGCGATGGCGGCCTGTCTGGTCATGGGAATGGGGCTCCCGACCACGGCCAACTACATAGTTACCAGCACGGTGATAGCTCCGGCGTTGATGAAACTGGGGGTGCTCCCATTAGCTGCCCATATGTTCGTCTTCTATTTTGGGATAATGGCGGATATAACTCCCCCAGTGTGTCTTGCATCCTTTACTGCTGCTGGGATTGCTAAATCCGACCCGCTCAAGACGGGATTAACCGCCACCTCAATTGGAATCGTGGCCTATATACTTCCCTTTGCTTTCGTTTACGATCCTGTGTTTCTGTTGAGAGGAGAGGCAGTGGATTTTTTGCTGGCATTCGTAACGGCTTTTTTAGGGGTGCTGAGCATGGCCTCGGCGATCCAGGGGTGGGCCATAGGCCATATAGGAACTTGTACGAGGGCAATTTTCTTTGTGTCTGGCCTTGTGGCTTTTTACCCCAGTGTTGCCGTAAGGTCTTTGGGGGCAGCGATAATTCTAGCGGTATGGAGTATCAGAGGTATTAGATCGTTAAAAATAGAGACCTGCTAG
- a CDS encoding TAXI family TRAP transporter solute-binding subunit → MSRKAVLSILASLSAVFVIAGSAFAVQFVNITTASTKGTYYPVGVAMAKIWNDNISDFKAGVQTSGGTVHNIQLMESKEADVAFMDGVSYPAFMGTGSYEGTPKKFIRAMVPLFPEVVQLIVAKDSGINSLEDFRGKKISIGAVASGTEVMARQLLSVAGIDPDKDISPERLSIADTAKAFADKRIDGAVFVGSLGVPGVVEMTTLGLVRFIDVPEEHLKKVLADLPAWTAFQIPSDTYPNQNEPVQGYASWNMLTVRDDVPDDLVYEMTKLLYDNKDDLVMVAEKMKLMDPKNLDQVVLPLHPGAKRYYDEIEASK, encoded by the coding sequence ATGTCTCGTAAAGCTGTTCTATCGATTTTAGCGTCTCTATCAGCTGTTTTTGTCATAGCTGGATCCGCTTTTGCGGTCCAGTTCGTCAATATCACCACGGCCAGCACGAAGGGAACCTACTATCCTGTTGGTGTAGCGATGGCGAAGATATGGAACGACAATATATCGGATTTCAAAGCGGGAGTTCAGACCTCCGGTGGCACGGTCCACAATATTCAGCTTATGGAGAGCAAAGAGGCTGACGTGGCCTTTATGGACGGGGTCTCATATCCCGCTTTTATGGGGACCGGTAGCTACGAGGGAACCCCCAAGAAGTTCATCCGCGCCATGGTTCCACTCTTTCCTGAGGTAGTTCAGCTGATAGTAGCTAAAGACAGCGGCATAAACTCTCTTGAAGATTTCAGAGGGAAGAAGATATCTATAGGAGCTGTCGCCAGCGGCACGGAGGTTATGGCCAGACAGCTTTTGTCCGTCGCCGGTATCGATCCCGACAAGGATATCTCCCCAGAAAGACTTAGCATAGCCGATACAGCCAAGGCCTTTGCGGATAAACGGATCGACGGTGCGGTTTTCGTGGGATCCTTGGGTGTCCCAGGGGTGGTGGAGATGACGACCTTGGGGTTGGTCAGGTTCATAGACGTGCCAGAGGAACATCTTAAAAAAGTTTTGGCAGACCTCCCGGCATGGACTGCCTTCCAGATTCCCTCTGATACCTATCCCAATCAGAACGAGCCTGTTCAAGGGTACGCCAGCTGGAACATGTTGACAGTGAGGGACGATGTACCCGATGATCTCGTCTACGAGATGACCAAACTTCTCTACGATAATAAGGACGATCTGGTTATGGTGGCGGAGAAGATGAAGCTCATGGACCCCAAAAACCTGGATCAGGTTGTCCTTCCCCTTCATCCTGGGGCAAAGAGATATTACGACGAGATAGAAGCCTCGAAATAG
- the proS gene encoding proline--tRNA ligase has product MARNITSRQQDYSQWYLDVIKVAELADYAPVRGCMVIRPTGYSVWEEIQQVFDRAFKETGHVNAYFPVLIPNSFLEKEAKHVEGFSPECAVVTHAGGEELEEPLVVRPTSETVIGHMYSKWIQSWRDLPLLINQWANVMRWEKRPRLFLRTSEFLWQEGHTAHATKEEAIGETERMLEVYRRIMTDYLALPVVPGVKSEGERFPGAEETYTTETMMSDMKALQAGTSHFLGQNFSKAFNIQFQNKEEAMEYAWTTSWGVSTRLIGAVIMTHSDDDGLILPPRIAPTKVALLPISKDETMATGPLLSKARELAGKIESIIGARTIAVDDQFHMRPGDRFFYHLQKGVPLRLELGEKEFEKGTVRAVRRDTGEKIDLPWDGIETKVHELLENIQEDLLNKARSFRETNTHEVSDFDGLKNALEEKGGFIKAYFAGTEEDEKAIKEATGATVRCFPLEDKDARGKCFFTGKDGARMAIFAKSY; this is encoded by the coding sequence ATGGCTAGAAATATAACGTCACGGCAGCAGGATTATTCTCAGTGGTATCTGGACGTGATCAAGGTCGCCGAGTTGGCCGATTACGCTCCTGTAAGAGGGTGTATGGTCATAAGGCCCACCGGATATTCCGTCTGGGAGGAAATACAGCAGGTTTTCGACAGGGCTTTCAAGGAAACCGGTCACGTCAACGCATACTTTCCGGTTCTCATTCCCAACTCCTTTCTGGAGAAGGAGGCGAAACACGTAGAGGGATTTTCCCCCGAATGTGCCGTGGTGACCCACGCCGGAGGAGAGGAACTGGAGGAACCTCTGGTTGTTCGTCCCACCTCCGAGACAGTTATAGGCCATATGTACAGTAAATGGATTCAGTCTTGGAGGGACCTTCCTCTCCTGATAAACCAGTGGGCCAACGTTATGAGATGGGAGAAGCGCCCCAGGTTGTTTCTAAGGACCTCCGAGTTTCTCTGGCAGGAGGGGCATACGGCCCATGCCACCAAGGAAGAGGCGATCGGGGAGACCGAGAGGATGTTGGAAGTCTATCGTCGTATCATGACGGATTATCTGGCTCTTCCTGTCGTCCCCGGGGTGAAGTCCGAGGGCGAGCGTTTCCCCGGAGCGGAGGAGACCTACACCACCGAGACCATGATGAGCGACATGAAGGCCCTTCAGGCCGGGACCAGCCATTTCCTCGGCCAGAACTTCTCGAAGGCCTTCAATATACAATTTCAGAACAAGGAAGAGGCCATGGAGTACGCATGGACGACCAGCTGGGGCGTCTCTACCAGGCTTATCGGTGCGGTGATAATGACCCATTCCGACGACGACGGCTTGATACTTCCTCCCCGCATCGCTCCTACCAAGGTGGCGTTGCTGCCCATAAGCAAGGACGAAACCATGGCTACCGGTCCTCTCCTTTCGAAGGCCAGAGAGCTCGCCGGCAAAATTGAGTCGATAATAGGGGCCAGGACGATCGCGGTCGATGACCAGTTTCACATGAGGCCGGGAGACAGGTTTTTCTATCATCTTCAAAAAGGAGTCCCTCTGAGACTGGAGCTGGGCGAGAAGGAATTCGAGAAAGGAACGGTCAGAGCCGTCAGAAGAGACACGGGAGAGAAGATAGACCTGCCTTGGGACGGAATAGAGACCAAGGTGCACGAGCTTTTGGAGAACATACAGGAGGATCTCTTGAATAAGGCCAGATCCTTTCGGGAGACGAATACCCACGAGGTCTCCGATTTCGATGGTTTAAAGAACGCCCTGGAGGAAAAAGGCGGGTTCATAAAAGCTTACTTCGCTGGAACCGAGGAGGACGAGAAGGCAATAAAGGAGGCCACCGGGGCAACCGTCCGCTGCTTCCCCCTGGAAGATAAAGACGCTAGGGGAAAGTGTTTCTTCACCGGAAAAGACGGCGCTCGAATGGCCATATTCGCCAAGTCCTACTGA
- a CDS encoding patatin-like phospholipase family protein produces the protein MKKKGLALFLAICFCLSMSSSSMAKTGAIVLALSGGGTKGLAHIGVLKALKAEGIPVAGIVGTSMGAIIGGLSAAGYSPQELEDVLEKVDIGGIILGNGDGRSSEPGNREISPLMPKLELNALGQVVGPKGPLSGASALNLFQKLASRVSVVQFDELPIPFAAVATDLETGEKVVLRHGSLASAMRASMSIPGLFEPWPVEGRLLVDGGLVSNMPVSTAKDMFPDYPVVAVNVCSELRMSDEMKTMVDVIDQTITILTSQNVDREESKADVIIKPKVGNLATLGNVEIGDMVRLGVIAAEEKMVEIRRLAARAPSAPEYRPTILRLVRRISVEGVPEDFADNIKDKFSNWIDRPVHPEDIVSAAEWIRSREDVKTVDYQLIEKADGVDVLLKIQRQPAYRFALDGYATNLSGGSWIGIRSRMMDLAYDGDYLNVDALLGEDWAAKVDYHFVVDKGSYEMGLKAGKVSMKPYGKWDMLTFSLGRTFDTDGSSLTIGALGSRVEGLGQTVEAWGPIVKWYSSGIKGQDEPEDESYLSFGAWYPSEGEEMLFRVEGGVDKPLSSRWRGYLKAGLMEGNSDGRYVGQGAYLGAREELYSLADRPVLGERFAWWRLGFRRRLGESGDSPWEGEFFGGQGYVWDNGGDLFDEPWEVGIALTVPSRLLKARFLAIYDDDNDWTFGFSIGDPMWTLRYPFP, from the coding sequence ATGAAGAAAAAAGGGTTGGCTTTATTTTTAGCGATATGTTTCTGTCTTTCGATGTCCTCGTCCTCCATGGCTAAAACCGGAGCGATAGTGTTGGCTCTTTCCGGAGGGGGAACCAAGGGATTGGCCCATATCGGGGTTTTGAAAGCCCTCAAGGCGGAGGGCATTCCCGTAGCCGGAATAGTTGGCACAAGCATGGGGGCGATAATAGGGGGCCTTTCGGCGGCGGGGTACTCTCCTCAGGAGCTCGAGGATGTTCTGGAAAAGGTCGACATCGGAGGAATAATTCTAGGAAACGGAGATGGCAGGAGTTCCGAGCCCGGAAACAGGGAGATCTCTCCTCTCATGCCAAAATTGGAGCTGAACGCATTGGGACAGGTAGTGGGGCCCAAGGGACCTCTTTCAGGAGCAAGCGCGTTAAACCTCTTTCAGAAGCTTGCCTCCAGGGTTTCTGTGGTCCAGTTCGACGAGTTGCCCATACCCTTCGCAGCTGTAGCTACAGACCTGGAGACAGGCGAAAAGGTAGTATTGAGACATGGTTCCTTGGCCTCGGCTATGAGGGCCTCCATGTCGATCCCCGGATTGTTCGAGCCCTGGCCTGTTGAGGGCAGGTTGCTCGTTGACGGTGGTTTGGTGTCCAATATGCCTGTTTCCACCGCCAAGGATATGTTCCCCGATTATCCCGTCGTAGCGGTGAACGTCTGTAGCGAGCTCAGAATGTCGGACGAGATGAAGACGATGGTCGACGTGATCGATCAGACGATAACCATACTGACCAGCCAGAACGTGGATCGGGAGGAGTCGAAGGCGGATGTCATCATAAAACCCAAGGTGGGCAATCTAGCTACTTTGGGCAATGTGGAAATAGGAGATATGGTACGACTAGGAGTCATAGCCGCGGAAGAAAAAATGGTGGAAATCCGAAGGCTTGCGGCTCGGGCTCCATCGGCACCGGAGTATAGGCCGACCATTTTGCGGCTGGTTCGACGCATTTCCGTCGAAGGGGTTCCGGAGGATTTTGCCGATAACATAAAGGATAAATTCTCCAACTGGATCGATCGCCCGGTTCATCCGGAGGATATCGTATCCGCCGCCGAGTGGATTCGTTCCAGAGAGGACGTAAAAACCGTGGACTACCAGCTTATCGAGAAGGCAGACGGGGTGGACGTATTGCTTAAAATCCAGCGACAACCGGCCTATCGGTTTGCCCTCGATGGCTATGCCACCAACCTTTCAGGAGGAAGCTGGATAGGAATAAGAAGCAGGATGATGGATCTCGCCTACGATGGGGACTACCTAAATGTGGACGCTCTCTTAGGGGAAGACTGGGCGGCTAAAGTGGATTATCATTTTGTCGTGGATAAAGGCTCTTATGAGATGGGGCTAAAGGCCGGCAAGGTCTCGATGAAGCCGTATGGAAAATGGGACATGCTTACCTTCTCCCTTGGTAGGACCTTCGATACGGATGGATCCAGTCTCACCATAGGTGCCTTAGGCAGCCGAGTGGAGGGATTGGGACAGACCGTTGAAGCCTGGGGGCCTATCGTGAAATGGTATTCATCGGGCATAAAGGGGCAGGATGAGCCCGAGGACGAGTCCTATCTTTCGTTTGGTGCCTGGTATCCAAGCGAAGGGGAGGAGATGCTGTTTCGCGTCGAGGGAGGTGTGGATAAACCGCTATCCTCTCGTTGGAGAGGATATCTCAAAGCCGGCTTGATGGAGGGAAACAGCGACGGACGTTATGTCGGCCAAGGCGCTTATCTCGGCGCTCGTGAAGAGCTTTACAGCCTGGCTGACCGACCTGTATTAGGTGAGAGGTTCGCCTGGTGGCGACTGGGGTTCCGACGACGATTGGGTGAGAGCGGAGACTCCCCGTGGGAGGGCGAGTTTTTTGGAGGTCAGGGATACGTATGGGATAACGGAGGAGATCTGTTTGACGAACCATGGGAGGTCGGCATCGCTTTAACCGTTCCTTCCAGACTTCTGAAAGCCCGATTTTTAGCCATTTACGATGACGATAACGATTGGACTTTCGGATTCTCCATCGGTGACCCCATGTGGACTCTTCGGTACCCCTTCCCCTGA